One window from the genome of Nicotiana tomentosiformis chromosome 5, ASM39032v3, whole genome shotgun sequence encodes:
- the LOC104102514 gene encoding isopentenyl-diphosphate Delta-isomerase I → MGDVVADANMDAVQRRLMFEDECILVDENDRVVGHDTKYNCHLMEKIESLNLLHRAFSVFLFNSKYELLLQQRSATKVTFPLVWTNTCCSHPLYRESELIEENALGVRNAAQRKLLDELGIPAEDVPVDQFTPLGRMLYKAPSDGKWGEHELDYLLFIVRDVNVNPNPDEVADIKYVNQEQLKELLRKADAGEEGLKLSPWFRLVVDNFLFKWWDHVEKGTIQEAADMKTIHKLT, encoded by the exons ATGGGTGATGTTGTTGCTGATGCCAATATGGACGCTGTCCAACGCCGTCTCATGTTTGAAGACGA ATGTATTTTGGTGGATGAGAATGACCGGGTTGTTGGTCATGACACCAAGTACAATT GTCATTTGATGGAAAAGATTGAATCTTTGAATTTGCTGCACAGAGCTTTCAGTGTATTTCTTTTCAACTCAAAGTATGAACTTCTTCTTCAG CAACGATCTGCAACAAAGGTAACCTTTCCTTTGGTGTGGACGAACACATGCTGCAGCCATCCGCTCTACCGTGAGTCTGAGCTAATTGAGGAGAATGCACTTG GGGTAAGAAACGCTGCACAAAGGAAGCTTCTTGATGAATTGGGCATTCCAGCTGAAGATGTCCCAGTTGACCAGTTCACGCCATTGGGCCGTATGCTTTACAAGGCACCATCTGATGGAAAGTGGGGAGAGCATGAAC TTGATTATCTTCTATTCATCGTCCGTGATGTTAATGTGAACCCGAACCCAGATGAAGTTGCTGATATCAAATATGTGAACCAAGAACAACTGAAAGAACTTTTGAGGAAAGCAGATGCAGGTGAGGAAGGTTTGAAGCTATCCCCTTGGTTCAGACTTGTCGTCGACAACTTCTTGTTCAAGTGGTGGGACCATGTTGAGAAGGGGACTATCCAGGAAGCTGCTGATATGAAAACCATTCACAAGTTGACTTAA